From the Primulina tabacum isolate GXHZ01 chromosome 3, ASM2559414v2, whole genome shotgun sequence genome, one window contains:
- the LOC142539208 gene encoding protein RETICULATA-RELATED 1, chloroplastic-like gives MSYTCSPAGGFTFTKVHDSLPHCSTGRNVAFDFKFFTDFTPCNHQFVKLRHDVASRVKCSEQEILKESSLSSENFENMKVGDHGGGGDGGNGRSPGGGGGGGGEDNDGEEEEFGPIIRYDEVIEEAEKLGATLPADMLEAAKSMGIRRLILSRYIDLQGSAWPLGFFVRHSSMLRNRMLADPSFLFKVGTEVVIDSCCATFAEVNKRGTDFWAEFELYAADLLVGIVVDIALVGMLAPYARIGKRSISSGFLGRMRHVCGALPSSVFEAERPGIRFSLQQRIGTYFYKGVLYGSVGFGCGLIGQGIANVIMNAKRSIKKSEEDIPVPPLVKSAALWGVFLAVSSNTRYQIVNGLEGLVEASPLAKQIPAVALAFTVGVRFANNIYGGMQFVDWAKWSGVQ, from the exons ATGTCGTACACTTGTTCTCCAGCCGGCGGCTTCACATTCACCAAAGTGCACGACTCATTGCCTCACTGCAGTACGGGCAGAAACGTCGCTTTCGATTTCAAGTTCTTCACAGATTTCACACCTTGCAATCACCAATTCGTTAAACTCCGGCACGATGTGGCGTCTCGTGTCAAGTGTTCTGAGCAGGAGATATTAAAGGAATCCAGTCTTTCATCAGAGAATTTCGAGAATATGAAAGTTGGTGATCATGGAGGCGGCGGAGATGGTGGCAATGGACGGTCTcctggaggtggtggtggaggaggaggagaggACAATGATGGTGAGGAGGAGGAGTTTGGTCCCATTATTAGGTATGATGAGGTAATAGAAGAGGCAGAAAAACTAGGTGCAACTCTGCCTGCTGATATGCTGGAAGCTGCGAAATCGATGGGGATTCGTAGACTGATTCTTTCGCGCTACATAGATTTGCAG GGTTCGGCTTGGCCTTTAGGATTTTTTGTGAGACATAGCTCGATGCTTCGAAACCGGATGCTGGCCGATCCTTCGTTTTTGTTCAAAGTTGGAACCGAG GTGGTGATTGATTCTTGTTGCGCAACATTTGCTGAAGTTAATAAAAGAGGGACGGATTTCTGGGCAGAGTTCGAATTGTATGCTGCAGATCTTTTAGTTGGTATTGTTGTTGACATTGCTTTAGTTGGTATGTTGGCTCCTTATGCCCGTATAGGCAAACGATCCATCTCAAGTGGATTTCTTGGACGCATGCGGCATGTCTGTGGTGCTCTTCCCAGCAG TGTTTTTGAAGCTGAGAGACCTGGAATTAGATTCTCATTGCAGCAGCGAATTGGCACATACTTCTACAAG GGTGTATTATACGGCTCGGTTGGGTTTGGATGTGGTCTTATTGGCCAAGGAATTGCTAATGTGATCATGAATGCTAAAAG GAGTATCAAGAAGTCGGAAGAAGACATACCTGTGCCTCCCTTGGTGAAAAGTGCTGCATTGTGGG GTGTTTTTCTTGCAGTCTCTTCCAACACCCGTTACCAAATAGTAAATGGATTGGAAGGTCTCGTTGAAGCCTCACCTTTGGCTAAGCAAATCCCAGCTGTGGCTTTGGCCTTCACAGTAGGTGTACGATTTGCAAATAATATTTACGGTGGAATGCAGTTTGTGGACTGGGCTAAATGGAGTGGGGTACAATAA
- the LOC142539207 gene encoding BTB/POZ domain-containing protein At3g44820-like isoform X1 produces the protein MAGHAGKYSGFYCEGNDWYCNASLPSDITLVMDGVNFHLHKFPLISRCGKLAKFIEQSPSTSDKTLEITLEEFPGGVCTFLEAVRFCYGGRIEFTPRNIVSLCCAADYLNMTDDYGEDNLLSKSEICFHKQVLKSWKNCIVALRSCEPIFPRLDKLHIIIRCLDALSVMVCTDPSLFGWPMMMYGSLQSPGGSILWNGINTGAKIHSFESDWWFEDVSFLGVELFERLIQRLEAKGIKPENLVRAIMYYCKKYLPGLDRWKGGQVGISRTVASFTMTPAVVDQLFLLERVVNLLPEKKGKTFCRFLLGLLRVALILGANHTCLDSLERRIGTQLELATLDGLLIPSYSDSDNLYATDCVERMLCIFVLSEAKLTSVSPSSIDRETSPVTGRWKKVAKLVDNYIAEVASDVNMKPKKVRSLAEALPESSRSLHDGLYRALDIYFKTHPWLSEKEREHLCSIIDFQKLSIDACAHASHNERLPLRVTLQVLYFEQIQLKTALARYRHVLDVQTAPAASLVEMSGQIVQRDGWVTLVRENHGLKTDMERMTPRVEKLEQEFGKIKEEMKRVVKPHSYHSSPSIIARRIGCNLLVRHSNAQSDILESMTPTPRASVEQAQPSTPYSRNRRRFSLL, from the exons ATGGCAGGTCATGCTGGAAAATATTCTGGCTTTTATTGCGAAGGAAATGATTG GTACTGCAATGCAAGTCTTCCAAGCGATATAACATTGGTAATGGATGGAGTTAACTTTCATCTTCACAAG TTTCCTCTTATTTCAAGATGTGGGAAGCTGGCTAAATTTATCGAACAATCTCCAAGTACCTCTGATAAAACCCTCGAGATAACTCTTGAAGAATTCCCAGGTGGTGTTTGTACATTTTTAGAGGCAGTCAGATTCTGTTATGGTGGTCGGATCGAGTTCACGCCAAGAAATATTGTATCGTTGTGTTGTGCAGCAGACTATCTCAATATGACTGATGATTATGGAGAAGATAATTTGTTGTCCAAGTCCGAAATTTGCTTTCATAAGCAAGTACTAAAATCCTGGAAGAATTGCATTGTAGCCCTCAGAAGCTGTGAACCAATTTTTCCAAGATTGGACAAACTTCACATCATTATCCGTTGTCTAGATGCTTTATCGGTGATGGTCTGTACTGACCCCAGTTTATTTGGATGGCCTATGATGATGTATGGTAGCCTGCAGAGCCCTGGAGGTAGCATACTATGGAACGGTATAAACACTGGAGCAAAAATCCAcagttttgaatctgattggtGGTTTGAGGATGTTTCATTCCTAGGCGTTGAATTGTTTGAGAGGCTAATTCAGAGACTGGAAGCCAAAGGAATAAAACCTGAAAATTTAGTGCGTGCTATAATGTACTATTGTAAGAAATACCTTCCGGGATTGGACCGATGGAAAGGAGGACAAGTTGGTATATCTAGAACAGTTGCTAGTTTTACCATGACACCAGCTGTTGTTGATCAACTATTTCTCTTGGAACGTGTCGTGAACTTACTTCCTGAGAAGAAGGGTAAAACTTTCTGCCGTTTTTTGCTAGGACTCTTACGGGTGGCATTAATATTGGGAGCTAACCATACATGTCTGGATTCTTTGGAAAGGAGAATAGGCACACAGTTAGAACTGGCAACCTTAGATGGTTTACTTATACCTAGTTATTCGGATTCTGATAACTTATATGCCACCGATTGTGTTGAAAGAATGCTTTGTATTTTTGTATTGTCTGAAGCAAAGTTAACTTCTGTATCTCCATCATCTATAGACCGAGAAACGTCACCAGTAACTGGACGCTGGAAGAAAGTCGCGAAACTTGTAGATAATTATATTGCAGAGGTTGCTTCTGATGTGAACATGAAACCAAAGAAAGTTCGTTCTCTAGCAGAAGCTCTACCGGAATCTTCTAGATCTTTGCACGACGGTTTATATAGAGCATTAGATATATACTTCAAG ACACATCCCTGGCTGTCGGAGAAAGAGCGGGAGCATCTCTGCAGCATCATCGATTTTCAGAAGCTTTCCATTGATGCTTGTGCTCATGCATCCCATAACGAAAGGCTACCACTTCGAGTTACACTTCAAGTATTGTATTTTGAGCAAATTCAGTTGAAAACGGCTTTAGCTCGTTACCGCCATGTTCTTGATGTCCAAACTGCACCTGCAGCTTCCCTCGTTGAAATGTCAGGTCAAATAGTTCAACGAGATGGATGGGTTACTCTTGTCCGAGAAAACCATGGGCTGAAAACGGACATGGAAAGGATGACACCAAGAGTAGAAAAACTTGAACAAGAATTTGGGAAGATAAAGGAAGAGATGAAAAGGGTGGTGAAGCCACATAGTTACCATAGTTCTCCTAGCATCATTGCTCGAAGGATTGGATGTAACTTACTTGTTCGTCATTCAAATGCACAAAGTGACATTTTGGAGAGCATGACACCTACACCAAGAGCATCAGTCGAGCAAGCACAGCCATCTACACCTTATTCTCGCAATCGCAGAAGATTCTCTTTGCTTTGA
- the LOC142539207 gene encoding BTB/POZ domain-containing protein At3g44820-like isoform X2, with product MAGHAGKYSGFYCEGNDWYCNASLPSDITLVMDGVNFHLHKFPLISRCGKLAKFIEQSPSTSDKTLEITLEEFPGGVCTFLEAVRFCYGGRIEFTPRNIVSLCCAADYLNMTDDYGEDNLLSKSEICFHKQVLKSWKNCIVALRSCEPIFPRLDKLHIIIRCLDALSVMVCTDPSLFGWPMMMYGSLQSPGGSILWNGINTGAKIHSFESDWWFEDVSFLGVELFERLIQRLEAKGIKPENLVRAIMYYCKKYLPGLDRWKGGQVGISRTVASFTMTPAVVDQLFLLERVVNLLPEKKDRETSPVTGRWKKVAKLVDNYIAEVASDVNMKPKKVRSLAEALPESSRSLHDGLYRALDIYFKTHPWLSEKEREHLCSIIDFQKLSIDACAHASHNERLPLRVTLQVLYFEQIQLKTALARYRHVLDVQTAPAASLVEMSGQIVQRDGWVTLVRENHGLKTDMERMTPRVEKLEQEFGKIKEEMKRVVKPHSYHSSPSIIARRIGCNLLVRHSNAQSDILESMTPTPRASVEQAQPSTPYSRNRRRFSLL from the exons ATGGCAGGTCATGCTGGAAAATATTCTGGCTTTTATTGCGAAGGAAATGATTG GTACTGCAATGCAAGTCTTCCAAGCGATATAACATTGGTAATGGATGGAGTTAACTTTCATCTTCACAAG TTTCCTCTTATTTCAAGATGTGGGAAGCTGGCTAAATTTATCGAACAATCTCCAAGTACCTCTGATAAAACCCTCGAGATAACTCTTGAAGAATTCCCAGGTGGTGTTTGTACATTTTTAGAGGCAGTCAGATTCTGTTATGGTGGTCGGATCGAGTTCACGCCAAGAAATATTGTATCGTTGTGTTGTGCAGCAGACTATCTCAATATGACTGATGATTATGGAGAAGATAATTTGTTGTCCAAGTCCGAAATTTGCTTTCATAAGCAAGTACTAAAATCCTGGAAGAATTGCATTGTAGCCCTCAGAAGCTGTGAACCAATTTTTCCAAGATTGGACAAACTTCACATCATTATCCGTTGTCTAGATGCTTTATCGGTGATGGTCTGTACTGACCCCAGTTTATTTGGATGGCCTATGATGATGTATGGTAGCCTGCAGAGCCCTGGAGGTAGCATACTATGGAACGGTATAAACACTGGAGCAAAAATCCAcagttttgaatctgattggtGGTTTGAGGATGTTTCATTCCTAGGCGTTGAATTGTTTGAGAGGCTAATTCAGAGACTGGAAGCCAAAGGAATAAAACCTGAAAATTTAGTGCGTGCTATAATGTACTATTGTAAGAAATACCTTCCGGGATTGGACCGATGGAAAGGAGGACAAGTTGGTATATCTAGAACAGTTGCTAGTTTTACCATGACACCAGCTGTTGTTGATCAACTATTTCTCTTGGAACGTGTCGTGAACTTACTTCCTGAGAAGAAGG ACCGAGAAACGTCACCAGTAACTGGACGCTGGAAGAAAGTCGCGAAACTTGTAGATAATTATATTGCAGAGGTTGCTTCTGATGTGAACATGAAACCAAAGAAAGTTCGTTCTCTAGCAGAAGCTCTACCGGAATCTTCTAGATCTTTGCACGACGGTTTATATAGAGCATTAGATATATACTTCAAG ACACATCCCTGGCTGTCGGAGAAAGAGCGGGAGCATCTCTGCAGCATCATCGATTTTCAGAAGCTTTCCATTGATGCTTGTGCTCATGCATCCCATAACGAAAGGCTACCACTTCGAGTTACACTTCAAGTATTGTATTTTGAGCAAATTCAGTTGAAAACGGCTTTAGCTCGTTACCGCCATGTTCTTGATGTCCAAACTGCACCTGCAGCTTCCCTCGTTGAAATGTCAGGTCAAATAGTTCAACGAGATGGATGGGTTACTCTTGTCCGAGAAAACCATGGGCTGAAAACGGACATGGAAAGGATGACACCAAGAGTAGAAAAACTTGAACAAGAATTTGGGAAGATAAAGGAAGAGATGAAAAGGGTGGTGAAGCCACATAGTTACCATAGTTCTCCTAGCATCATTGCTCGAAGGATTGGATGTAACTTACTTGTTCGTCATTCAAATGCACAAAGTGACATTTTGGAGAGCATGACACCTACACCAAGAGCATCAGTCGAGCAAGCACAGCCATCTACACCTTATTCTCGCAATCGCAGAAGATTCTCTTTGCTTTGA